The Oikeobacillus pervagus genome includes a region encoding these proteins:
- a CDS encoding carboxymuconolactone decarboxylase family protein, which yields MDQERFQKGVNKLKEYTSEEQAQNLVHSDVLKDIAPDLRRFIVEFAYGDIYTRPGLNNKERALVTITTLVTQGVEPQIETHVNRGLTSGLTPNEIVEGMLQLIPYVGFPRVQNALKIVKKVLEQRDLKVEI from the coding sequence TTGGATCAAGAACGTTTTCAAAAAGGGGTTAACAAATTAAAAGAGTATACAAGTGAAGAACAAGCACAAAATTTAGTTCATTCTGATGTACTAAAAGACATTGCACCAGATCTTAGACGATTTATTGTGGAATTCGCCTATGGGGATATTTACACACGACCTGGACTTAATAATAAAGAGCGTGCACTTGTGACGATTACCACTCTTGTTACACAAGGAGTAGAACCACAAATTGAGACTCATGTGAACCGTGGGCTTACATCAGGGCTAACACCAAATGAAATTGTGGAAGGAATGTTACAATTAATTCCGTATGTAGGATTTCCGCGTGTTCAAAATGCGTTAAAAATTGTAAAAAAAGTATTAGAACAGCGTGATTTGAAAGTAGAAATTTAA
- a CDS encoding Ger(x)C family spore germination protein has product MPKTTTIFLLLIVSLFLSGCWNRREFNELAITSGIGIDKVKNEYRVTAQVINPQAIANPKGLGVGSPFIVFEAKDKTIIKALRKLALNSPRKIYVAHLNILIIEEEVASEGIGEILDLFYRDQEIRSDFDVLVTKDHSAKDVLSTSTPFIPVPARGIQEKLIISNEFYDASKATTIRELISKSLASGVHPVVPSITSKKKRSDVPSASKEPPIPIGKLAVFHNDKLKGWLSNGEAQTYNTMTNNIGNSIVSFPCSKHGKGILESIKVKTTLSPHVNGDPEMNVHIFYKGRISELDCIQSVTTVEDIKALERKIEEYLTKFYDSEITKIQEMGVDIFGFGQEFHRKEPVEWDKMEKNWDDIFKKLKVNTKVDVHITNTGTIKNSLMKQLQGEK; this is encoded by the coding sequence ATGCCTAAAACAACAACGATTTTTCTTCTACTAATTGTAAGCCTTTTCTTGTCAGGATGTTGGAATCGAAGGGAATTTAATGAGCTTGCGATTACTTCTGGAATCGGAATTGATAAAGTGAAAAATGAATACAGGGTAACAGCACAAGTCATCAACCCTCAAGCAATTGCAAATCCAAAAGGATTAGGAGTAGGGTCACCCTTCATTGTTTTTGAAGCCAAGGATAAAACGATTATAAAGGCACTTAGAAAACTAGCACTGAATTCTCCTAGGAAAATATATGTAGCCCATCTAAATATATTGATTATTGAAGAAGAGGTGGCCAGTGAAGGGATAGGTGAAATATTGGATTTATTTTATCGGGATCAAGAGATACGTTCTGATTTTGATGTCTTGGTTACGAAAGACCATTCAGCGAAAGACGTATTAAGTACATCTACTCCTTTTATTCCTGTACCAGCACGAGGAATTCAAGAGAAATTAATAATATCAAATGAATTCTATGATGCATCCAAAGCAACGACAATTAGAGAACTCATCTCTAAATCCCTTGCATCTGGTGTTCACCCAGTTGTTCCAAGTATTACATCTAAAAAAAAGAGGAGTGATGTTCCATCTGCTTCTAAAGAACCACCAATCCCTATTGGAAAACTTGCTGTCTTTCACAATGATAAGCTAAAGGGATGGTTAAGTAACGGGGAAGCCCAGACGTATAATACGATGACTAATAACATTGGCAACTCTATCGTCAGTTTTCCTTGTTCAAAGCATGGCAAAGGCATTTTGGAATCGATAAAAGTAAAAACAACCTTGTCACCTCATGTCAATGGAGATCCAGAAATGAATGTTCATATTTTCTATAAAGGCCGTATTTCGGAACTAGATTGTATTCAATCTGTTACGACTGTAGAAGACATTAAAGCGTTAGAAAGGAAAATAGAAGAATATTTAACAAAGTTTTATGACTCCGAAATAACGAAAATACAAGAAATGGGTGTCGATATTTTTGGATTTGGACAAGAGTTTCACAGAAAAGAACCAGTTGAGTGGGATAAAATGGAGAAAAATTGGGATGATATATTTAAGAAACTCAAAGTGAACACTAAGGTGGATGTTCATATAACGAATACAGGAACGATTAAAAATTCATTAATGAAGCAATTGCAAGGGGAGAAGTAA
- the lhgO gene encoding L-2-hydroxyglutarate oxidase, with protein MYDFSIIGGGVVGLSTAMAITNRFPNAKVLLLEKESQLAMHQTGHNSGVIHSGIYYKPGSFKARFARQGSQSMIEFCKQYGIEHENCGKVIVATKQEELPLLDQLFQRGLQNQLDVKKISKEELKEIEPHVNGLAAIKVAAAGIVNYRQVSEKFADIIREKGGDIRLNTKVESISELNDGITIESNKGTFRSQFLINCAGLHSDRVTNMAGYKTDVKIIPFRGEYYKLVPEKRYLVKNLIYPVPNPKFPFLGVHYTRMIGGEVEAGPNAVLSFKREGYKKTDFSLKDFTEVMRYPGFWKLASKFLGEGIEEMHRSFSKAKFVASLQELIPEIEAKDLIAAPAGVRAQALRDDGQLVDDFHMIPGKSSIHICNAPSPAATASLEIGKEIVKQIEKQSYIHESISS; from the coding sequence ATGTACGATTTTAGCATTATAGGTGGTGGAGTTGTTGGTCTTTCAACTGCCATGGCCATAACAAATCGGTTTCCGAATGCTAAGGTTTTGTTGCTAGAAAAGGAATCGCAACTCGCCATGCACCAGACTGGCCATAATAGCGGGGTTATTCATTCCGGAATTTATTATAAACCTGGAAGCTTTAAAGCACGGTTTGCTCGTCAAGGAAGTCAATCGATGATCGAGTTTTGTAAGCAATATGGAATTGAACACGAGAATTGCGGGAAGGTGATCGTGGCGACAAAACAAGAAGAACTTCCGCTACTTGATCAATTATTTCAGCGTGGGTTACAAAACCAATTAGATGTGAAGAAAATTAGTAAAGAAGAATTAAAGGAAATAGAGCCTCATGTGAATGGATTAGCGGCGATTAAAGTTGCGGCTGCTGGTATCGTGAACTATAGACAGGTGAGTGAGAAATTTGCTGACATCATTCGGGAAAAAGGCGGGGACATCCGTTTAAATACGAAGGTAGAATCGATATCTGAATTAAATGATGGAATTACAATTGAATCGAACAAAGGGACATTTAGATCACAATTTCTTATTAATTGCGCAGGTTTGCACAGTGATCGAGTGACGAATATGGCTGGATATAAAACAGATGTAAAAATCATTCCATTCCGCGGTGAGTACTATAAGCTCGTACCCGAAAAAAGATACCTCGTGAAAAATTTAATCTATCCTGTTCCAAATCCAAAATTTCCATTCCTAGGTGTCCATTACACCCGAATGATTGGTGGTGAAGTGGAAGCGGGCCCAAATGCAGTCCTGAGTTTTAAGCGGGAAGGGTACAAGAAAACTGATTTTAGTTTAAAGGATTTCACTGAAGTTATGCGCTACCCTGGATTCTGGAAATTAGCTAGCAAATTTTTGGGGGAAGGAATAGAAGAAATGCACCGGTCTTTTAGCAAAGCAAAATTTGTGGCTAGTCTTCAGGAGTTAATCCCTGAAATAGAAGCAAAAGATTTAATTGCTGCCCCAGCTGGAGTTCGTGCCCAAGCACTTCGCGATGATGGTCAACTTGTGGATGATTTTCATATGATCCCGGGGAAAAGTAGCATTCACATTTGTAATGCCCCCTCACCCGCAGCAACTGCTTCCTTAGAAATCGGAAAAGAGATTGTTAAACAAATTGAAAAGCAATCTTATATCCATGAGTCTATTAGTTCCTAA
- a CDS encoding GerAB/ArcD/ProY family transporter, producing MEKISSNQFLIFAWMFTLGSAILYVPNLLVEYSKQDAWISSLLAMLFCFILIGIYLLMFRLFPNKTVFQILECVFGKRFGKIIGLFIIISFHYLISVMTLRDFGDFLIVHILPETPLSVIHLIFLIVVAYSVKQGIEVIGRTSQILLPIPIFFYLLSAVLLLNKSDITHLLPIAADGWKPIVRASIANIGFPYLETFILVTLLPFVTPKTKISKPFCLGVLLGSLMLIIATVYSLMVLGVEYSENKIYTPYLLGAEINVANVIQRVEIIISSIWFVSMFIKMCLVVLATTIGLQQIFELRDYRILTLPLCLLLLPLSIMIMPNMSYWGILVDTWPFYASIQTMLIPIIIVIVGLIKKKR from the coding sequence ATGGAAAAGATAAGTTCGAATCAATTTTTAATTTTTGCCTGGATGTTTACACTAGGAAGTGCAATTCTTTATGTACCGAATTTACTTGTGGAGTATTCGAAACAAGATGCTTGGATTTCATCCTTATTAGCAATGCTCTTTTGTTTTATTCTTATCGGCATTTATTTGCTGATGTTCCGGCTGTTTCCAAATAAAACAGTTTTCCAAATACTAGAGTGTGTATTTGGAAAACGTTTTGGTAAAATCATTGGTTTATTTATCATCATTAGTTTTCATTACTTAATTTCGGTGATGACTTTAAGGGATTTTGGGGATTTTCTTATTGTTCACATTTTACCTGAAACACCTTTATCCGTCATTCATTTGATCTTTTTAATTGTTGTTGCTTATTCGGTTAAACAGGGAATAGAGGTAATTGGCAGGACCTCACAGATTTTACTCCCAATCCCGATTTTTTTCTATTTACTCTCAGCCGTATTATTATTAAATAAAAGTGATATAACCCATTTGCTTCCAATCGCAGCAGACGGTTGGAAACCGATTGTAAGGGCATCTATTGCAAATATTGGTTTTCCTTATTTGGAAACCTTTATTCTCGTTACTCTTCTTCCTTTTGTTACGCCCAAAACGAAGATTAGTAAACCATTTTGCTTAGGGGTTCTGCTTGGTAGCTTAATGTTAATCATTGCGACTGTCTATTCTTTAATGGTGCTAGGTGTAGAGTATTCAGAAAATAAGATATATACCCCATACTTACTTGGTGCAGAGATTAATGTTGCAAATGTGATCCAACGAGTGGAAATTATCATTTCAAGCATTTGGTTTGTTTCCATGTTTATAAAAATGTGTCTCGTTGTGTTAGCGACAACTATTGGATTGCAGCAAATTTTCGAGTTGCGAGATTATCGAATCCTCACATTACCACTCTGCTTATTGTTACTTCCCTTATCTATCATGATTATGCCCAATATGAGTTATTGGGGGATATTAGTTGATACATGGCCTTTTTACGCTTCCATTCAAACTATGCTCATTCCTATCATTATTGTGATTGTTGGCTTAATTAAAAAAAAGCGTTAG
- a CDS encoding DUF3870 domain-containing protein, whose amino-acid sequence MKLSDSKIIFIAGHARLPQGMAAKSVFDTLTITAEVDRKYGVIIEASCTLATEHGRNYIGQLLRGVSLKDGIEEPLQMLQEHYKGKGANALTAALNDLHFHYEQIAKNAYNR is encoded by the coding sequence ATGAAATTGAGTGATTCAAAAATCATCTTTATCGCTGGTCATGCAAGGCTTCCTCAAGGGATGGCTGCCAAAAGCGTGTTCGATACATTAACGATTACAGCAGAGGTCGATCGGAAATATGGGGTCATTATTGAAGCTTCCTGTACATTAGCTACTGAACATGGACGAAACTATATAGGCCAATTACTTCGGGGAGTAAGTTTGAAAGACGGAATCGAAGAACCCTTACAAATGTTACAAGAGCATTATAAAGGGAAGGGAGCAAATGCATTAACAGCTGCTCTAAACGATTTACATTTTCACTATGAACAAATAGCAAAAAATGCATATAATCGATAA